One genomic window of Garra rufa chromosome 2, GarRuf1.0, whole genome shotgun sequence includes the following:
- the eef1a1a gene encoding elongation factor 1-alpha 1a: MGKEKLHINIVVIGHVDSGKSTTTGHLIYKCGGIDKRTIEKFEKEAAEMGKGSFKYAWVLDKLKAERERGITIDISLWKFETSKYYVTIIDAPGHRDFIKNMITGTSQADCAVLIVAAGVGEFEAGISKNGQTREHALLAYTLGVKQLIVGVNKMDSTEPSYSQKRYEEIVKEVSTYIKKIGYNPDTVAFVPISGWNGDNMLEASPNMTWFKGWKITRKEGNASGTTLLEALDAIQSPTRPTDKPLRLPLQDVYKIGGIGTVPVGRVETGLLKPGMVVTFAPVNVTTEVKSVEMHHEALSEALPGDNVGFNVKNVSVKDIRRGNVAGDSKNDPPQEAANFTAQVIILNHPGQISAGYAPVLDCHTAHIACKFAELKEKIDRRSGKKLEDNPKSLKSGDAAIVDMVPGKPMCVESFSEYPPLGRFAVRDMRQTVAVGVIKGVEKKTPTSGKITKSAQKAQKVK, encoded by the exons ATGGGAAAGGAGAAGCTCCACATCAACATTGTGGTCATCGGCCATGTGGACTCTGGAAAGTCCACTACGACTGGGCACTTAATCTACAAGTGTGGTGGGATTGACAAGCGAACGATTGAGAAGTTTGAGAAAGAGGCTGCAGAG ATGGGAAAGGGCTCTTTCAAGTACGCTTGGGTGTTGGACAAACTTAAAGCCGAAAGAGAGCGAGGAATCACTATCGACATCTCCCTGTGGAAGTTTGAGACCAGCAAATACTATGTCACCATCATTGATGCTCCAGGACAcagggatttcatcaaaaacatgatCACTGGAACCTCACAG GCGGACTGTGCCGTGCTAATTGTGGCAGCAGGTGTTGGAGAGTTTGAGGCTGGAATCTCGAAGAACGGTCAGACTAGAGAGCATGCTCTTCTAGCCTACACATTGGGTGTGAAGCAGCTGATTGTGGGTGTCAACAAGATGGATTCCACTGAGCCCAGTTACAGCCAGAAGCGTTATGAGGAAATTGTGAAGGAAGTCAGCACCTACATTAAGAAGATCGGCTATAATCCTGACACTGTGGCATTCGTGCCCATCTCTGGCTGGAATGGAGATAACATGCTTGAAGCCAGTCCTAAT ATGACTTGGTTCAAAGGTTGGAAGATTACCCGGAAAGAGGGAAATGCATCTGGGACCACCCTACTGGAGGCTCTGGACGCCATTCAGTCTCCAACACGTCCAACTGACAAACCCCTCCGCCTGCCTCTTCAGGACGTCTACAAGATTGGAG GTATTGGAACTGTCCCCGTGGGTCGTGTGGAGACTGGACTTTTGAAGCCAGGCATGGTGGTAACCTTTGCCCCTGTCAATGTGACAACTGAAGTCAAGTCTGTGGAGATGCATCACGAGGCTCTTTCTGAGGCCTTGCCCGGGGACAACGTTGGCTTTAATGTCAAGAACGTCTCCGTCAAGGACATCCGTCGTGGCAATGTCGCTGGAGACAGCAAAAACGACCCACCCCAGGAGGCTGCCAACTTCACTGCTCAA GTGATCATCTTGAACCACCCAGGCCAGATCAGCGCTGGCTACGCCCCAGTGTTGGATTGCCACACTGCACACATCGCCTGCAAGTTCGCAGAGCTGAAGGAGAAGATCGATCGTCGTTCTGGGAAAAAGCTTGAGGACAACCCTAAGAGCCTCAAGTCTGGAGATGCTGCCATCGTCGATATGGTCCCTGGGAAGCCCATGTGTGTTGAGAGCTTTTCAGAGTATCCTCCTCTGG GTCGTTTTGCTGTGCGTGACATGCGTCAGACCGTTGCAGTGGGAGTGATCAAAGGAGTGGAGAAAAAGACCCCGACGAGCGGAAAGATCACCAAATCCGCTCAGAAAGCCCAGAAGGTCAAATGA
- the cgasa gene encoding cyclic GMP-AMP synthase, whose translation MHCGRRSLYIMNRQRRPGSFRATSTDQPKAKARTKTSANGKSKEQEDHHMTDREDTSSERVPKRGSRKQRSEKDKYPNDCERADKTHETSAPKRETMHRQSKKQRNLQSQSPEISESKYKENGASTSRRVSVPENGKNADKNDKQDNAKSKRPSKKNDCDSEGKPQQCVKSKSDEKPAPKRQSKKQKEPLNLDKEESLESSSEAKSTSKPRMRHEPVTKTDSSDASNTREALVSARSDRQKKNAEKTTPMRALSVDDAQGKVLKATIERLKIKKSERSNASACVNAITDKVIAFLKQNVTWCEDIERLRTGSYYENLKICEPDEFDVMLTIPVERVDIQKFDEAGAFYTVALKRHPNKHPLDVFLNEDKTIQASEMLNEFRDAIKKVLDKLSYQIEIQRKKPRCPAVTLEIKENGKTISVDFVLGLKVHAAAWPSFTTDGFKIENWLGKKEKTKMKRQPFYLVPKYEGKGNTEHDGVVAKDAWRISFSHVEKEILKRHGHSKTCCEVGGQKCCRKECLKLLKYLLQKLKEDDSKSNKMSSFCSYHAKTTLLHACATRGLDTEWAYARLADCFQQLLEDFVKYLRNCDLPNFFIPSHNLLHQASKSSCEFLANEIEVQCNNNFPIFS comes from the exons ATGCACTGCGGGCGTCGCAGCTTGTACATCATGAACAGACAGAGAAGACCGGGCAGCTTCCGCGCAACCAGCACTGATCAACCCAAAGCCAAAGCTAGAACAAAAACAAGTGCAAACGGGAAGAGTAAAGAGCAGGAAGATCACCATATGACTGACAGGGAGGATACGTCTTCGGAGCGCGTTCCGAAACGTGGAAGCAGAAAGCAACGCAGTGAAAAGGATAAGTATCCTAATGACTGTGAAAGGGCAGACAAAACTCATGAAACCTCAGCACCAAAACGGGAAACCATGCATCGACAGAGTAAAAAGCAGAGGAATCTCCAGAGCCAGTCTCCCGAGATCTCCGAAAGTAAGTACAAAGAAAACGGCGCTTCAACATCTAGAAGAGTTTCTGTTCCCGAAAACGGTAAAAACGCTGACAAGAATGACAAACAAGACAATGCAAAAAGCAAGCGACCGAGTAAAAAGAATGACTGTGATAGTGAAGGCAAACCACAGCAGTGCGTCAAGAGCAAGTCCGATGAAAAACCAGCACCGAAACGCCAGAGTAAAAAGCAGAAAGAACCTTTGAACCTTGACAAAGAAGAATCTCTGGAGAGCTCATCGGAAGCAAAATCCACATCAAAACCTAGAATGCGACATGAACCTGTTACTAAAACGGATTCTTCTGACGCGAGTAACACACGGGAAGCTTTGGTCAGCGCGCGCAGCGATCGCCAAAAGAAAAACGCAGAAAAAACGACTCCAATGAGAGCACTTAGTGTCGATGACGCACAGGGAAAGGTTCTAAAGGCGACTATTGAGAGATTAAAGATCAAGAAAAGTGAGCGGTCTAATGCATCCGCTTGTGTTAATGCCATCACGGATAAAGTCATTGCATTCCTGAAACAAAACGTGACCTGGTGTGAAGATATCGAGAGGTTACGAACTGGAAGTTATTATGAAAACCTTAAA ATTTGTGAACCAGATGAATTTGACGTGATGTTGACTATCCCTGTGGAGCGAGTGGACATTCAGAAGTTCGATGAGGCCGGTGCATTTTACACTGTTGCATTGAAACGACATCCGAATAAACATCCTCTGGACGTGTTCCTAAATGAAGACAAGACAATACAAGCCAGCGAAATGCTGAATGAATTCAGAGACGCCATCAAGAAGGTCCTGGACAAACTTTCAT ACCAAATTGAGATACAGCGAAAAAAGCCAAGATGCCCTGCAGTGACGCTGGAAATAAAAGAAAATGGAAAGACTATTTCAGTTGACTTCGTTCTTGGTCTTAAGGTTCATGCTGCAGCCTGGCCAAGCTTTACAACAGATGGCTTCAAGATAGAAAACTGGCTTGGTAAAAAggagaaaacaaaaatgaagcGTCAACCATTCTACCTGGTGCCTAAATATGAGGGAAAGGGAAACACTGAGCATGATGGAGTTGTTGCAAAAG ATGCCTGGCGAATTTCTTTTTCCCATGTCGAAAAAGAAATTCTGAAAAGGCACGGCCACTCCAAGACATGCTGTGAGGTCGGTGGACAGAAATGTTGCCG GAAGGAGTGTCTTAAGCTTCTGAAATATCTTCTGCAAAAGCTCAAAGAAGATGACTCCAAATCCAATAAGATGTCCAGCTTCTGCTCCTATCATGCAAAGACCACCCTTCTCCATGCTTGTGCTACAAGGGGACTCGACACTGAGTGGGCATATGCTCGGCTGGCCGACTGCTTCCAGCAGCTTTTGGAAGACTTTGTGAAATACCTGAGAAATTGTGATCTCCCTAACTTTTTCATCCCCTCCCATAATCTCTTGCATCAAGCCTCTAAGAGCAGCTGTGAATTCCTGGCAAATGAAATTGAAGTTCAGTGCAATAACAACTTTCCTATATTCAGTTAA